The nucleotide window GTTTTTTGAGCTGATTGGGTTTGTAATTTTCTGCAGTATGTTCTTTTGTATATTGAAGAAGGCTGTGATCCTGTCAATAAGTTGTATTACTGTGACCTGTCCTCACTTTCTAATGGGCTTGAAGGTTTTAAAGGGAGCAATGGAATGCTTCCTTTTGTCAAACTTGTGGATACCTTTGAAGCATGCTATAGTTTGGTGGCAAATGATGATGGTGAGTTTACCTTGTTGACAAACAAAGAAGCTCCAAGGTATAAGTTAGTAAGGGTAGACCTTAAGAAGCCAGCATTGTGGAGTGACATTCTGCCAGAGGATGAAAAGGATGTGTTAGAATCAGCTTATGCTGTCAACAGTAACCAGATTTTGGTGTGCTATCTTAGTGATGTCAAGCATGTTCTGCAGATAAGGGACTTGAAAACAGGAAACTTGCTACATCCTTTACCATTAGATGTTGGTAGTGTCTCTGGGATTTCTGGCAGGCGTGAAGACAGTGAGATTTTCATTAGCTTCACTAGCTTCCTCACTCCAGGGATCATCTACAGGTGCAACTTAGCATCTGAAGTTCCAGAAATGAAGATTTTTCGAGAAATTTCTGTTCCTGGGTTTGATCGCACAGATTTTGAGGTTAAACAGGTAACTTTACATTTTATTTAACTTTACATTGAAGTTCTTGTGATCAACATATTTGACAACTGCTTTTAAGGTGAAAGCtaagatttatttattatttgatgataAATTTTGTGAAGAAAATAGCTAGGTCTTGTATCCAGGAACTAGGCAACTTTGAATAGATTTTTATTATCTTCATAAAAAGAAGTCCTCCAAATATCTCACAGAGTGCATTTAGTTTTTGGTAATCCATGAGATTAAAGGATAAATTCATAGTGCTGGATAATCagttcctttaatttattttgtttcTCAGGTTTTTGTTTCTAGCAAGGATGGCACCAAGATACCCATGTTTATCGTGTCAAAGAAGAATATTGAACTTAATGGATCAAATCCAGTTTTACTGTATGGCTATGGAGGCTTTAACATTAGCCTTCCACCTTCATTTAGTGTGGCTCGTCTTGTTCTAGCGAGGAACTTGGGATGCATCTTCTGTATAGCCAATATTCGTGGTGGTGGTGAATATGGAGAAGACTGGCATAAAGCGGGATCactttccaagaaacaaaattgttttgatgattttatttctGCTGCTGAGTTCCTTGTTTCAAATGGTTATACCAAACCTGAACGTCTATGTATTGAGGGTGGAAGCAATGGCGGACTTCTTGTTGCAGCTTGCATGAATCAGGTAACACTAATTTAATATCTAAATTTATATCTGCAAGCTTCTTGTCAAGATTGTTAGAATATCGTTAGAATTTTTTGTTCTTATCTTGCATGGTTTATTATCTTTTACAAGTATTGACTTGAAAGTTGTAATGGCAGCGTCCGGACCTTTTCGGGTGTGTTCTTGCTCATGTTGGTGTTATGGACATGCTCCGGTTCCACAAATTCACTATTGGTTAATCCAATGCTCTGCAACTGCTTGGTAGTATCGGGTATCTTGTTGGTTTCTTGACTGATAAATCTTTGTTATTTTGTTATTCAGGTCATGCTTGGACTTCTGACTATGGCTGTTCAGACAATGAGGAAGAGTTCCATTGGCTTATCAAGTACGAAACCAACATTTTCTTCTTCTATTAGTCTTGAATGATGTAGGAGTCACAATGGTGCCTGACCAATCTATTGGCTTGTTCTCAGATACTCCCCGCTACACAATGTAAAAAGACCAAGGGAAAAAAGCTCCGACCAATCTTGTCAGTACCCATCAACCATGCTTTTGACTGCTGATCATGATGATCGTGTGGTGCCTTTACACTCATTGAAATTACTGGCAGTAAGTTTTCCATTTATCCAACTCAAAGTAGTTCAGAGTTCAGACTATGCAGTTTGTTGCTTCCTTAAATAGCAGTTTTTTTTGCAGTATCAAATGTCTACTATCTTATGTACTTGTTTTTCCAGCTATATGTTCTAAATATGTCAGAGTGCATTTAACAATAAGAGCTTATCTTATACAGTATATACTTCATTTCAAGATAATTTGTTTGATTGCTTACATCTTTCTGATTTGATTTTTGGTGCACTTAAGCAACAAGAAACAGGATTGTCTTGCAAAGCTATATACATTGAACTaacaacaaattaaaaaaaaaagattttatgatcaattatacaaaataaaaaaaaaatgtgcaGATCATATTAAAAACCTCCAGATTCCTAAAAGAGATGCTAAAATTGTGACAGACCTACcagttttttctcatttttttgatttttgttaACTCTAGAAATTCAATTATCTAGTTTTTCCTTTATATTTGCTCACAGTCAGGTCTTAACTGCCTCTTAGTCATGTCTTGGATGGTTGCTGTGCTCTCCACCATAATTCAATTActgttgttttatttttttcccaAGTGTACTCGTTTGTGTGTCTGGCAATCTGAAAGCTTGTGAAGAACACTAAAGAAGCTTTTATATTGGTGCGAGAAGTTGAGTTCTGGAATCCTATATTTAATAGATGTAGCCTTATAGTGAGTCTGTAAATGAAGGGACATATGACTTGTGCTATATGATGCATGAATCTTAAAGTCGAGTTAGTATGTTATGTTCTCTGCTCCAGTTCTTCTCCATCTAGCTACAAGCCAGATTTCATAAAGACTGCTTAGTTTGGAATTCTAAACCAATGGGACAATCCAGTCTTTGGGGGAACACAAGGCTTCCCCGGGATACAACCTTATCCCGACAATTAAAGAGAACACCAGGCTCCCTCACCAATGTAAGGTCCGGGATACAACTTCTCCCAACAATTAAAGAGTAAACATGCATGTTTCAATAGATCGATGAAGCAAAGGATGCATTGTCCCAAACAGATTGCAAATAGTTCTTTTTAGCCCTTGAAGCTGCACTAGTAATTTTTTTCAATATGTAAATTTTAGTTGGTATTATTTTGTGGTGATTAATCTTTTTTGCTTCATTAACAGACTATGCAATATGTCCTATGCTCCAGTGTTGTGAACAGTCCACAGACAAACCCGATAATTGCCCGCATCGACCGTAAGTCAGGACATGGAGCTGGCCGGCCTACTCAGAAAATGGTATCATTCTCCTGCCTTCACTATTTCTTCAACTTATCGATCATATGCTAAGgggtagatttcttcatgccatgTCTA belongs to Musa acuminata AAA Group cultivar baxijiao chromosome BXJ1-11, Cavendish_Baxijiao_AAA, whole genome shotgun sequence and includes:
- the LOC135597406 gene encoding uncharacterized protein LOC135597406, with protein sequence MARSLATPWRHHLHPIPPISTLPTSPRTARFAISRTLKSAPFPLNSGPHVRHVPLSRRTGLGRPIAASDAATMNFLSPAASDALPLLQYPPARRDESVVDDYHGVPVADPYRWLEDPDAEEVKEFVEGQVALTDSVLARCEEREKLRGQITALFDHPRYDTPYKRGGKYFYYHNTGLQAQSVLYVQKDLDGEAEVLLDPNKLSEDGTVALSMASVSKDGQFFAYGLSASGSDWVTIKVMRVDGKTTEPDTISWVKFSSIIWTLDGKGFFYGRYPAPKEGVELDAGTETNINLNHELYYHFLGTDQSEDILCWRDPEHPKYIFDSYVTNDGKYVLLYIEEGCDPVNKLYYCDLSSLSNGLEGFKGSNGMLPFVKLVDTFEACYSLVANDDGEFTLLTNKEAPRYKLVRVDLKKPALWSDILPEDEKDVLESAYAVNSNQILVCYLSDVKHVLQIRDLKTGNLLHPLPLDVGSVSGISGRREDSEIFISFTSFLTPGIIYRCNLASEVPEMKIFREISVPGFDRTDFEVKQVFVSSKDGTKIPMFIVSKKNIELNGSNPVLLYGYGGFNISLPPSFSVARLVLARNLGCIFCIANIRGGGEYGEDWHKAGSLSKKQNCFDDFISAAEFLVSNGYTKPERLCIEGGSNGGLLVAACMNQRPDLFGCVLAHVGVMDMLRFHKFTIGHAWTSDYGCSDNEEEFHWLIKYSPLHNVKRPREKSSDQSCQYPSTMLLTADHDDRVVPLHSLKLLATMQYVLCSSVVNSPQTNPIIARIDRKSGHGAGRPTQKMIDEAADRYSFMAKVLGATWTD